In Mangifera indica cultivar Alphonso chromosome 14, CATAS_Mindica_2.1, whole genome shotgun sequence, the DNA window TAGTGCATTGGCTCCAAATCGGACAATTAGAGATGATAATGTTTGCAATATGCACTCTTTTCAACCTGAAATGAAGCTGGACTATGTGTCTTCTGTGAGGATAGCTGATAGATCTGTCTCATCTCCGAGTTCAGTTGCTAGTTCATCTCCACTGAGAGTGGGTGGAGGGAGTCATCTCACAGTAAATCTACCGACTCCAATTAGTAATGGTGGTCAgggaattaataattttaacataccGAGTACTAATACTGGTCTGGGAGTTAGTAATTCTCAACCAAATGCTTGGGGTGTAAGAAAGGAGCCCATGGCTGTTGAAGAAACAGTGAAGGCATCTGTGCTGAATGGACCAGATGCTTTATCAAAAATTGCTCAAGCCAGTGCACTTGAGAAAGTTTCTTCTGGAATGTGGCAGTCTAAGAAACCTAGCCAGCTTCTGCCACGTTTACTTAATTCAAGTGACAATAACAATAATGTGTCTGGTGTTGTGGATGTGATTACTGAGAGGCCTAATTATGATACTTCACTGGGAAGTCAAGTTGTGACAGGTCAGATAGTTGAAGATGGAGCTAAGGTTGGGTTAAGGGAATTGCCCAAAACTTATATAGAAGAGGTCAGGACTGGAGCTAATAGTGTGGGGTCTTTGATGTCAGCAGCTCCAACTCCAGAAAAATCAGAAGGGCCTAAGTTAAAGCTACTTCCAAGATCTGGCCCGCTGGATAAATCAGCATACAAAAATAGGCAGGTAGGATACTGTTCATTGGTGAGATTGGGACTctgttttgaaattataatgCAGTGAGTGatattcatttattatatttcaggGATATCAGCAGCCAGCACACACTAGCATGGTTGAATCTTTCAAAGAATCTTACAGAAATGCAGATTCTTCAAAACCCAGTTTGACTGTTGCTGATGGGGGAAGTCAAATGATTGAGAGGcccaaattgaatttgaaaccACGTTCACTGCATCTTGACCAATTAGacaaaagatttgaaaaagaaaggttAGTGAAGTGTGCCAATTGGTCAGCATTTTCTTACTTATTATTTGTGATTCTGGAAACAATTAGCAACAAGGAGTCGATGCttagatttgaaaataaaagCTCTGTTCAAATAATTAGTGCTTCAATTAGCTGTTGAACTTCCTATGAATGCAAGAGTAATGAAGGAAGCAGGATTTTAGTAGCTGGACTATGTTGGAGATTGAAAATACTATGTTCTTTGAATATACAGAACTTGTCATACTACTGGATAACATTGCTTGATTAAGGACAGCTTACTTCCATCCATACTATTTGGATAATAGTGATGGGATATTGTGTATATTTCTAGGAAATTTAATGCCAATAAATGTGCCTTGTAGAGTTCTCAAAGATTTCAAACTATAATAGtgcattaatatttttatttaaattgtgaGAGTGGATcgacttttttatttaaaaatttttgttggaGATTTCATTTAGACTTTGCTCAAGTGAAATAGGAAGGATTTGTATTTTGCTTGAATGGCATATATTGGATGTCACTGTTTTTAAGCTCTTAGCTGAGAAAAATGCTAATGCTAATGCCATCTGCTACCATTGCAGGCAAACATTATTTGGTGGTGCTCGTCCTCGGGAATTGGTATGTTTGTATAATGATTACTTTGTTGGTCTTGTTGTGGTATACTGTGTTATTCTCTTCCCGCCAATTTGGCCATAATGCGCTAACTGATCTTGTTATTGATTATCTGTCAAATCTATATTGTGTGTTTTGGATCAGACCTGGTTTAGAAAGTGACTGGTTTATTTTATGTTCTACAAAGGCACTTCTATTGTGTTTTAGATTGATGATATTGAATGGCCTTCATCAGGTTCTCAAGGAGCGAGGCATAGATGAGACTGCTATTGGTAACCTTGCCCTGGGTCCTGCTCCTGCTCTTAACAGGTATATTCTCTATTTAGTTTGCATTACACCTTATTACCTTATGTTCTTCATGTTGCATTtgacattatttaattttccgTGGGTACCATTCCCAATGTTCAATGGTCTGGGTTCAGTTCTATAATTTCAGTATGCTTTAGATGAGTTTCACCGTCAACATAATGGTGCTTGCCAGTCCATATTGtgcctttatttattattataatttgaaagtcAAACTCAAAGATCATGTATGCACGTTATTTGAGAAACCCTTTGGCTTTCATTTGTACCATTCATGTCTGCAGATGTTATGTTGTATGAGAACAATAGTTCTAATGTGTTGGCTGctaaatttgatgttcaatttTTGTACATAAAGAGTTGACTCTCCGAGGAATGAAGTGACATCAGAGAGACTGATTTCCTCCTCTGGTCACAATTCAAATACTGGGAATCATGTTCATGGAAAGAGGACAGGACGCAATTTGGATAGGAAAGAGCAGCAAACAGGACCAGATAAAATTGATAATCAAGGAAGGAACTATAGAATTAATAGCAGATGGGGCAGTGGAGATAGTGATCAGCAGCAAGAAGATTGGAAACCTGAACCTGATACTTGGAGAAAGACTGATAAAGATTCGAAATGGGCTTCTGATGATGCTTCAGGAATCAACCATGGGAAATTAGTTTCTGCATTGGATCTTGCCCAAGCATTTTCAAAGTCGGTCTCTGATCCAAAGACACAAGAAGAACATTCTACTCAAAGAGGGCTACCTGGGCATAATAAACAGATGCCCTTTTCACGCCTGACAGATGCCCCAGAACGTAAGTCGGCTCTGACAACGCATCACATAAGTGGTTATTGATTTACTGGAGAAGAGTTGGGATTACTAGCTTGAAAATGTGGTCATGGGTGATAGTATGTTTCGATTTATGTTTGTCATTGGGGCTCATAAATAAAAGCATCCTTTAGCAGGAGCGGCAAAGTCTTCCCAGCAGTGCTTCTGAATTGTACAATagtaaattcattaattttaaagagaAGTACTATGACTCGAATGAAATGTAAGAAATCGCTTCATAcaagttcaaatttttatacGTCTGAAATTTTATGTTCTTTACTCTTCTGCCTCCACTACTCTGGCATATCCTCTCTGAAAATTCTGATAAACATAATGCAATTTGAATCTTTCGGTAGAAATTGGattatcaatttcaaaattttattctgCTTTGTAAGTATTAAGAGATagtaatttaaatattgatttccTCCCTGACTTTATATTATTGAAAGTACAGAAACGaattaaaatagattattaaaaatttaattttttattttatattatattataaaaatataaaataatataaattttttaattgatggaTCCAAATATcataactatttttaaaaatttaaaatatctcaaaaatacttttattatattattttaaaaaaatatatacggatttatttttgtaatatgtatattataaaatgggtatcatattatatgatatattgattgtatcatattaattcaatatattttagtatttatattattttttacttacattatataatatcatatgatatgtatcatgTATCGTAgaataagataaatatataaataataaaattatattattattttatctcaaatttgaaatcgtccaaaacatttgaataaaaattattattagccAGAGGGATATGGATCATTATCAAGTGCAGATGAAAAGCACAAGTGACATAAAGATACAAAATTCTACATAATATATGCAAAATTTGGATCATGTACAATCACAAGATTCAGAACATAAACGGCGTCGGAGAGAACCCTGGTACCATAATCGACGGACAGCTTTTCCTGGAAACAACCAGATATcagtaaattataataaacaacATCACAGTCAGATTCTAACATAGCAATCCTGAACACTAAAGAAATACCTGGAGTCATACTCATACTCATCGTTTCTACGGAAACGGCGAGTCATAGCAGCTGATCTACTTTTACTTGACAATTTCTTTTCAGACTGAGCCTTTCTCTCATCACTCTTAAACACGGCATCTTCTGATATAACCAAGAGCCTCGGTCTCCAATGAGCCGCAGAAGACTTGGATGTCGGTTTCTTATTTGCCTTTGGATTATATGGCCCATGAACTCCAGCATCATCAGCCCCTCCTAACGTCATCTGCGTGGTGGAGGTGTTTGATTCGGCTGCTTGACGTAGCACCGTCGGACGACAACACGAACCCaaattagagaagaagaaggtcATTGCAATTAGTCAAAAGATGGAAAAGCTTTTGTGTGAATGATTGGCAGTTGAAGGGCGTATTTTTGAACAAGTATGTCTGAGGTTTGCGTAGTCCTGAATTTATACAGTGGGGGTGAAGCTTCTGG includes these proteins:
- the LOC123196851 gene encoding uncharacterized protein LOC123196851 encodes the protein MSKKKTLSTMSLKDFHGGSIPSDLPLPSAPGLVVSSGSERNMSTNWGNNLVKSDLRPKPKSLGAARSFGEKASFLSHPAPIGQNFDEDERKPMSSALAPNRTIRDDNVCNMHSFQPEMKLDYVSSVRIADRSVSSPSSVASSSPLRVGGGSHLTVNLPTPISNGGQGINNFNIPSTNTGLGVSNSQPNAWGVRKEPMAVEETVKASVLNGPDALSKIAQASALEKVSSGMWQSKKPSQLLPRLLNSSDNNNNVSGVVDVITERPNYDTSLGSQVVTGQIVEDGAKVGLRELPKTYIEEVRTGANSVGSLMSAAPTPEKSEGPKLKLLPRSGPLDKSAYKNRQGYQQPAHTSMVESFKESYRNADSSKPSLTVADGGSQMIERPKLNLKPRSLHLDQLDKRFEKERQTLFGGARPRELVLKERGIDETAIGNLALGPAPALNRVDSPRNEVTSERLISSSGHNSNTGNHVHGKRTGRNLDRKEQQTGPDKIDNQGRNYRINSRWGSGDSDQQQEDWKPEPDTWRKTDKDSKWASDDASGINHGKLVSALDLAQAFSKSVSDPKTQEEHSTQRGLPGHNKQMPFSRLTDAPERKSALTTHHISGY
- the LOC123196813 gene encoding uncharacterized protein LOC123196813 — its product is MTFFFSNLGSCCRPTVLRQAAESNTSTTQMTLGGADDAGVHGPYNPKANKKPTSKSSAAHWRPRLLVISEDAVFKSDERKAQSEKKLSSKSRSAAMTRRFRRNDEYEYDSRKSCPSIMVPGFSPTPFMF